The sequence ACACTTTTCACAATCAAAAAAACTGGATCCCGGGTCAACCACCCCACCACCCAACAAGTTGTGCGGCGAGGACCCCGGCGCCCGGGATGACAAAAACCTGGCTTTGTTTGTATTATTCAACGGTCTTGATTTGAAAGAGAGCCATTTAAAAAACGTGGAAGGGTGAAAGGGTGGGACAAGGCGCAGCCTCCTCTTTTGCCCTTTTCCCCTCTTGCCCTTTTTTCCTCACACAGATTTGGAGGATGGGCTGGCAAAGGAGAAAAAGGGTGGCCGATCTGAGCCGGCCACCCGTCAGGGGGGGGTATGTTGATGGGTGTGTGTTGGGTTGGAAAAAGGTTACTTGAGGACCATCGTGGCAGACTTTTTACCGGTCTTGTTGCAGATGAGTGTCACCCGGATGGTGTCGTTCTTTTTGAGGTTGGGGATCCTGTAGACGAAGCTGCCGCCGGTGGCGGTATCCTGGGCGCTGCAGACCTGGGAGATGATCATGACGTCGTTCAGCCGGACCTCGACTCCCTGGATGAAATGGTCGGCGGGGTCTTTGACGCTATGGGTGAAAGATATGTTCAGGGTCTTGTTCTGAACGGAGTAGGTGGCTTCCAAATCGGCCGCCGGATGGGCATAGACGCTGGCTCCAAAGGCCAGCAGGGCCAGAATGATAATCGCGCGCTTCATGTGCTTGCTCCTTTTTCTGCATATGTTTGTTCATCGGCAGGGAGCGCGTTTCCGCTCCCGGTATTCTTGAACCTTTCTTTATCCATAATAGATACTCCGGAGAAAGGCAAATCCTTCAATTCTTCTTGTTTTCCTCCGCGGCATGGATGAAGAGGGCGTCCATCGTCTTGAAGCGGTTGAGGAGGTCGATGGCGTGCTGGAGCTGCTTGTCCAGGGCGATGGTGACCTTGTAGGCCTCCTGATCGCCATAGGCGCTGCGGACCAGCTCGCTTTTGAGGACGGTGCGGATATAGGTGTCCGTGCTGTCCAGGTCGGCAGGGGTGTAGGAGATGTCCTTGGACCGAATGTAGCCGAGGAAGCGGGCCATCAGGCCGTCATCGATCACGATGTTTTTATCCAGGATATGGTCGTGTTCCACCATGTATTCCACCGCGAAATTGAAGAAATTGTTGCCGCGGCGCAGTTCCATGGCGAAATTGGTGAGGAGGTCGGAAGCGGTCTCGATATCGGGGGTGATGCCGCCTCCGCCATAGACCTCGCGGTTGTTGACGGTGTAATAGATCTGCTTGAGGTTGAGCTCCTCCTCGGCGGCTTTGTCGTCATCGGAGACCTGCTGGCCGAGCAGGATGCGGTCGTTGATCTTCTTGTGGATGCAGCGGCCGGATTTGATGTAGTAATAGGCTGTGGTGATCTTGATCCCGTTGCCGTTGATCAGGGGCAAAAGCTGCTGGACGCTGCCTTTCCCGAAGGTGGTTTTACCCAGCACGAGGCCCTTGTCCCAATCCTGGAGCGAGCCGGCAAAGATCTCCGAAGCGCTGGCCGAGGCTTCGTTCACCAGCACGATGATCGGGTAATCGCGGGTTTTGGTGTTCATCCGGGTGAAATGCTGGCGGTTGGCGGAATTGACCCTGCCCTTGGTTTCCACGACCAGCTTGCCGGGTCCGATGAATTCGTTGACGGTGTCCACAGCCTGGTCGAGCAAGCCGCCGGGATTCCAGCGCAGGTCGATGATCAGGCTGGTGATGCCCTCGGCCTCGAGGCTGGAAAGGGCGGCACGCAGGTCTTGGGCGGTGTTTTCGCTGAACTGGCTGATCCGGATGTAGCCGGTGCCGTTGGTGAGCTTGAAGCTGTAGGGCACGCTCCTGATCTTGATGGTCTCGCGGGTGATCTTGAATTCGAGGGGCTTGGACACTCCGGGGCGGCTGATCGTGATGATGACGGTGGTGCCGACCTCGCCGCGCATCTGCTTGATCGCTTCGTCCGTGGTGACGCCCACGATGCTGGTGTCGTTGACCTTGATGATCCTGTCGCCGGCCGTGATCCCCATCCTGTATGCCGGAGTTCCCTCGATGGGCGAGATCACTGTGACGTAATCCCCGATCTTGTCGATCTGGATCCCCAACCCGCCAAAGGAACCCTTGGTGGAGGTGGTGAAATCGTCGAATTCGGCCTTGGTGAAATAGGTGGTGTGGGGGTCCGTGGAACCGAGCATACCGACGATGGCGGCTTTGATCAGCTCTTCGTCGTTGAGCTCGGTCACGTAGTTTTGCTTGAGTTTGTTGAGGACCTCGCTGAAGAGGCCGAGCTGGGAATAGAGATCGCTGCCCTGGCTTTGGTTCTGGGCAAAAACGGTGGTGGCGCTGAAAAGCATGACGGCGGACAGCAGCCACACTGCGGCGATGGTGATCAGAGTGGTCTTTTGTTTTTTATCATTCACTGGGAACTCCTAACTGGGATAAAACATGGTTGGCTATGGCTTGATGGACCTCTCCCTTGGAAAGGGTGCCATCCAGGACAATATAACGCGAGGCATGGATCCGGGCCAGCTCCAGATATTGCTGGCGCACCCGCTCGTGAAAGGACACGTTTTCCTGCTCGAGGCGGTCGAGTTGGCGCCCGGTTATGCGCGCCAAGCCTTGTTCAACGGGCAGGTCGAGAAGAAAAGTGAGGTCCGGGACGGTGCGGAAAGTGGCAAATTCGGTGAGCAGGCGGATGAATTCCAGGTCCTGGAAACGGGCGGCGCCCTGATAGGCGAAGGTGGAATCGTAATAGCGGTCGCAAAGGACGATCTTTCCTTCCTTCATGGCGGGCAGGATCCATTCCCCGGTGTGCTGGACCCGGCTGGCGGAATAGAGCAGCAGCTCGGTTTCAGGCAGCATGGCGCCGTGCTCCGTATCCAGAAGGATAGCCCGGATCTTTTCCGCGATGGGCGGGCCACCCGGCTCGCGGGTGAGCAATACAGGCAGATCCCGGCCGGCCAGTAGATCCGCCAACAGGCGCATCTGGGTGCTCTTGCCGCTGCCCTCGATGCCTTCGAATGTGATGAAAAGTCCTTTCATATGCGCCTTTAGAGGATCGTGTCGATCAGAAAGAGTTCGTCGTTGCGCTCGGGAGCGTCGATCAGATAGTGGGCGCCGCGGCTTTCCCTGCGCATCAGGGCGCTGCGGATCACGGCTATGGCAATGATCGCCAGGTTGCGGGTTTCGACCACTTCGCGGCGGACGGCGTTGTGCTGATAAAAATTGTTTACTTCGTTGTAGATGTTCTCGATCCGGGAGAGGGCGTATTTGAGCAGGCGGCGGGAGCGGCGGATGCCGACATAGCCATCCATGATCATGCCGATGATCTCGCGGTTGTGGGAGATCACCACCCATTCGTTCTCATTGAATTCCTCCCTCTGCTTCCAGGGCGGAATTTCGGGGAAGGCCACCTCATCGCGGTTGGAGGGGTGGTTGCCAGCGTTCCAGGCTATAACCAGGGCCTCCAAAAGCGAGTTCGAGGCCAGGCGGTTCGCCCCGTGCAGACCGCTGCAGGCCACTTCCCCGGCGGCAAAGAGGTTGTGGATGTCCGTTATCCCGTCGATGGTGGAAAGCACCCCGCCGCAGAAATAATGGGCTGCCGGGGCAACGGGGATCGGATCTTTGGTGAAATCTATCCCCTGCTCGCGCAGCTTGGCGTCGATGAAGGGAAAATGCTTGCGCAGCTTGTCGGAAGGGATCGCCGTGGCATCGAGGTAGCAGAATTTTTCGCCCCGCTTTTTGAGCTCGGCGTCGATAGCCCGGGAAACGATGTCCCTGGGAGCCAGATTTCCCTTCGGATGGTAGTTTTCCATGAAGGCGGTGCCATCGGTGAGGCGCAATACCGCTCCCTCGCCGCGCACGGCCTCGCTGATCAGGAAGGTCTCCCCGCCCGGGCTCCAGAAAGCGGTGGGATGGAACTGGACAAACTCCATGTTCGCCAACCGGGCCCCGGCCAGCCTGGCCATGGCCATCCCGTCACCAGTCGAAACCGCGGGATTGGTGTTGTGGGCATAGATCCGGGCTGCACCGCCGGTGCCCATCATGGTCTTTCTGGCGCGGAAAATGTGCACCTCATGGGTGGATTCGTCCATCACGTAGGCGCCCCAGCAGGAGATCCCGGGTCTGAAACCCGTGTCCTGCATGATGTGGTGCTGGGTGATCAGGTCGATGGCGATCATGTTTTCAAAGATCTCGATGTTGGGATTCGCGCGGCAGCTTTCGATCAAGGAAACCATGATCTGATGGCCCGTGGAATCGGCGGCATAGGCCACGCGGCGGTGGGTGTGGCCGCCTTCCAGGGTCAGGGAAAGATTTTCCAGGCGGTTGTCGTAGCTCTCATCCTGGAGGGTGAAATCGGTGCCGAGGTCGATCAGGTATTGGATCAGCCGGGGCCCTTCGGCAATGATGTGTTTGATGACCTCTTTCTTGCCCAGATCAGCTCCGGCGGCGAAGGTGTCCTCGCAGTGCTTCTCAAAGGAATCCTGGGCGTCGAGCACGGCCGCGATCCCGCCCTGGGCGTAATCCGTGCTGCAGTCGTGAAGGCCGCTCTTGGTGACGATCGCCACCCTGCCCAGGCGCGAAACCTGCAGGGCGTAGATCAGGCCGGCAATGCCGCTGCCAATGACGAGAAAATCGTAGTCTTTCAATTCACCGTCCATTTATGCGTGTTTGACCATGACCACGGAATCCTCCTCCGGAGCGGAATAGTAGTTCTTGCGAAATCCCAGGGGCAGGAAGCCGAATTTGTGATAGAGGTTCTGCGCCGCGATATTGGATACGCGGACGTCCAGATAGAAGTTGCGCACGCTGCGTCCGGCCATCTCTTCCAGAGTGTGGCCGAGCAACTGGGTGCCCAGGCCCTGGCGCTGGCAGGCTGGGTCGATGGCAAAATTGATGATAACGCTCTCGTCCAGCACGGTATGATACATGATGTAGCCCCGCAAAAGGCTTTCGATGCAGGTCACCCAGGCATCCGTGAAGGGAGTGAGCTCAAAGGCCTCTTCTGGCCAGGGCGTGCTGAAACAGAGGTTTTCGATCCTGAGCACGTCGGGCAGGTCTGCGTTCGTCATCTTGCGGATATCGCTCATCTTGACGGGCGGGGCCTCACATCTTTTCCGGAGCGCTGATCCCCATCAGGTCCAGGCAGATGGCAAGGGTGTTTTTCACGGTTTCGATCAGCAGCAGGCGGGCCTGGGAAAGGTCCTTGTTTTTGGGGCTGACCACCTGATACTTGTTGTAGAAGCGGTGGAACAGGCCGCAGAGTTCCTCGGTGTAGGTGGCAAGGCGGTGCGGTTCGCGATGCTGGGCGATCAGCTCCAGAAGCTCCGGGAGGTCGGTCATCTTCTGGATCAAAGCCAGTTCATCGGGTTTGTTCAGTTTATGGCAGAGCTCCTTTTTGAATAGGCGGGGATAGAGCTTGTCCTTCTTGGCCTTCTTCAGGATGCTGCAGATGCGGGCATGGGCGTATTGGCAGTAGTAGACTGGGTTCTCATTGTTCTGCTGGAGGGCGAGCTCCAGGTCGAAATTGAGATGGGCGTTGGCCTTCCGGGCAATGAAGAAATAGCGGGCGGCGTCCTTGCCCACGAGGCTGATCAGGTCGTCCATGGTCACGATCTTGCCCGCGCGCTTGCTCATCTTGACCCTCTCGCCACTCTCAAACAGGTTCACCTGTTGCAGGAAAATGATCTCCAGCATGCCCTCATCATAGTTCAGGGCGCGGAAAGCGGCCTTGAGGCGGGGCACGTAGCCATGATGGTCGGGGCCAAAGACGTCGATCAGCTTGGTGTAGCCGCGCTGGATCTTGGTGAGGTGATAGGCGAGGTCCGGCACGAAATAGGTGATGGAGCCGTCGCTCTTCATCAGGACGCGGTCTTTGTCGTCGCCGTATTTGGTGGAAGCGAACCAGACGGCATCCTCTTTTTCGTAGGTGCAGTCAGCCTCGGTGAGGTAACTGAGCACTTCCTCGACCACCCCTTCGCCGCGCAGGGTCTTTTCCGAGACCCAGCCTTCAAAGGTGACGTCAAAGCGCTCCAGACTCAGGCGCTGCATTTCCAGCAGCTCATTCAGGGCAAAATCTTTCAGGCGCTCGTTGCGCTCCTTTTCCGGCATCATGAAGACCCGGACGCCCTCGGCCGCGTTGAGCTTATGGGCCAGATGGGTCACATACTCGCCGTGGTAGGCCTCATAGGGAAATTCCCCGATGTTTTCGCCGTGGATCTCGCGCAGCCGCAATTCCAGGCTCTCGGCCAGGATATCCACCTGGTTGCCGGCGTCATTGATATAAAATTCCCGCGCCGGTTCGAAGCCGACCTTTTTCATCACCCGGTAGAGGGTGTCGCCAAAGGCCGCGGCCCTGGCGCTGACGATGTTCAGAGGCCCGGTGGGATTGGCGCTCACGAATTCCAGCAGCACTTTCTCGGCCTGGCCAAACTCCGAATTGCCAAAGTCGGAACCCAGCTTGTGGACGTCCCACAGCATCTTCTGGAAAAGCGAGACCGAGAGGCGGAAATTGATGAAGCCCGGATTGGCGAACTCCACGCTCTTGTAGAATTTGTTCTTCCTGAGCGCCTTGATCAGCTTTTCCGCCAGGCTCTTGGGCGCCAGCTTGTTCTCCTTGGCGAGCACCATGGCGGCGTTGGTGGAGTAATCCCCGAAGTCCGGGTTGTTGGGGACCTCCACGGTGAAGTCGCGTTTGTGGGTGAAGCCCAATTGGTCCAGGGCCATGATCAGATTATCGTTCAGAATGTGCTTGATCATTGGCTTTTCTCTTCCGGCTGGCGGGCTGCCAGATCGGCAAAAAACTGATCGATCTTGTAATACTCCCGTTTTTCCGGCAGAAAGACATGCACGATCACATCGCCGATATCCACCAGGATCCACTGCCCGTATTCCATACCGGCCTTGCCGATGACATGGACCTTATGCTCCTTGGCCATGTCCAGCAAGTGGTTGGCAATGGCGATGTTATGCAGGTTGGCTGAGCCTTCGCAGACCACGATGTAATCCGTGTAGGCGCTGCTCTTTCCCACGTCGTAGACGCTGATGTTTTCCGCCTTCTTGTCGGCGAGCCAGTTCAAAATGGCTTCAAGCTTGACTTTGTCGGCCAAATATCCTCCCTGTCATTTCTTCATGAAATCTTCATAATCAGCTCCGACAATGATCACGAACGGAGCTTCACTTCCCGGATCCTCCGCCAAAACAAAGCGCTGGATCCCGGTCATCTTCTGTAAACGCTGCAGGTCCTGGCGGTCATCCTGTTTCACCTCGATCAGGGACTTGTTGTAGATGGGATGGGGCATATCCCCCAAGCCCACCACATCGATGTTCTTGTACCTGATATGGTTGGCGTAATCTGAGGCCAGTTTCTCATAACCGCAGCCATTCTTGACCATCACCTTGATCGCCGGCAGGTTTTTCTCGTCATACTCCTGCGAGCCCAGGTGCGGGGCCAGAAAACGCAGATAGACGAATACAAGCAAGGCCAGCGCCAGGACCAGGATGATCAGCAGCGGCCATCCGCGGTTTGGAGACCAATTATTTGCAGCGTGCTTTGCTGTCAAACTTAATGCGTTACTCCTTGCCTCGCAGCAGCTTGTCATATTCCTGCCGCAGACGCTTGAAGCTCAGCTCAAATGCTTCGGGGATCACCCTCTTGCCCCCGACCACGCTCATGAAGTTGCAATCCCCCGTCCAGCGGGGCACCATGTGCACATGGAGATGCTCGTCTATCCCCGCTCCGGCGGCTTTGCCCAGATTGAGGCCGACATTGATCCCCTCGCAGTTGTAGGCCCTTTGCAGCACCGTTTCGCTGAGCTGGACCAAGCGGGCCAGATCGTCCAAAACCGCGGCGGGAAGATCGCCCAGGTTTTTCAGGTGTTCATTGGGGACCAGCATGATGTGGCCGTTGTTGTAGGGAAAGCGGTTCAGCATCGCGTAGCAGTGCCGGGTGCGGCAGAGGATCAGGTTCGCCTCATCGTCCCCGGGATCGCGAACGCGGCAGAGGATGCAGTCAGCCGGTTTTTCGCCCTGAATGTAATCCAGGCGCCAGGGTGAATAAAGATATTGGTCAGTCATAGCTGCTTTCTTCGATCACCATTTCGCCATATTCCACGATGTGGGCCTCGGGGATGTGGGCATTCACCAGGACGTTGTAGCCCTCCAGGATGCCGTTGTCGCTGATGAAGCTTTCCTCAACCAGGCAGTTGGGGCCAAGGAACGCGCCTTCCTGGACCGTGCTCTTGCCCCGCAGGATGCAGTTTTGCCCGATCTCCACATCCGGTTCCAGGACAACCTCGTCGCCGATATGGACCGTGGCGGGATTGTGGATCACCACGCCGTTGTTGAGCCAGTGTTTGCGGATGCTGGACAGGAAAAGGTCCTCGAGCTCGGCCAATTGTTCCTGGGAATTCACGCCCGCCACCTCGATCAGGTTCTCCAGCACCACGGTTGAGATCTTTTTACCCTGTTGGTGTAAAATCGAGATCACATCAGTGAGATAGTACTCCTGCTGCTGATTGGCGTTGGAGATCTGGCGCAGCGAGGCAAAGAGCTCCCGCGCGGAAAAGCAGTAGATTCCGGTGTTCCATTCCTGGATCGCGAGCTGGGTTTCGGTCGCGTCCTTGAATTCGACGATGCCGGTAAGCTGATTGGCGGAATCCCGCAATATCCTGCCATATTTGCCCGCGTCATCCAGCCAGGCGGTGAGCACGGTACAGACAGCCCCGCTGGCTTTGTGCTCCTGATACATCTTCTGCAGGGTGGTATGGCTCAGCAAGGGGACATCCCCGCAGAG comes from Candidatus Syntrophosphaera sp. and encodes:
- the tmk gene encoding dTMP kinase, which encodes MKGLFITFEGIEGSGKSTQMRLLADLLAGRDLPVLLTREPGGPPIAEKIRAILLDTEHGAMLPETELLLYSASRVQHTGEWILPAMKEGKIVLCDRYYDSTFAYQGAARFQDLEFIRLLTEFATFRTVPDLTFLLDLPVEQGLARITGRQLDRLEQENVSFHERVRQQYLELARIHASRYIVLDGTLSKGEVHQAIANHVLSQLGVPSE
- a CDS encoding HIT domain-containing protein; amino-acid sequence: MTDQYLYSPWRLDYIQGEKPADCILCRVRDPGDDEANLILCRTRHCYAMLNRFPYNNGHIMLVPNEHLKNLGDLPAAVLDDLARLVQLSETVLQRAYNCEGINVGLNLGKAAGAGIDEHLHVHMVPRWTGDCNFMSVVGGKRVIPEAFELSFKRLRQEYDKLLRGKE
- a CDS encoding S41 family peptidase, with amino-acid sequence MNDKKQKTTLITIAAVWLLSAVMLFSATTVFAQNQSQGSDLYSQLGLFSEVLNKLKQNYVTELNDEELIKAAIVGMLGSTDPHTTYFTKAEFDDFTTSTKGSFGGLGIQIDKIGDYVTVISPIEGTPAYRMGITAGDRIIKVNDTSIVGVTTDEAIKQMRGEVGTTVIITISRPGVSKPLEFKITRETIKIRSVPYSFKLTNGTGYIRISQFSENTAQDLRAALSSLEAEGITSLIIDLRWNPGGLLDQAVDTVNEFIGPGKLVVETKGRVNSANRQHFTRMNTKTRDYPIIVLVNEASASASEIFAGSLQDWDKGLVLGKTTFGKGSVQQLLPLINGNGIKITTAYYYIKSGRCIHKKINDRILLGQQVSDDDKAAEEELNLKQIYYTVNNREVYGGGGITPDIETASDLLTNFAMELRRGNNFFNFAVEYMVEHDHILDKNIVIDDGLMARFLGYIRSKDISYTPADLDSTDTYIRTVLKSELVRSAYGDQEAYKVTIALDKQLQHAIDLLNRFKTMDALFIHAAEENKKN
- a CDS encoding NTP transferase domain-containing protein encodes the protein MTRLSAIVLAAGKGTRMRSSRAKVTFPIAGKSMVQRVVDSAIKMDCSRIYVVVGYQKESVAGCLGEDKRLEFVEQAEQLGTGHAVMMAEPVFEDLDQDVLILCGDVPLLSHTTLQKMYQEHKASGAVCTVLTAWLDDAGKYGRILRDSANQLTGIVEFKDATETQLAIQEWNTGIYCFSARELFASLRQISNANQQQEYYLTDVISILHQQGKKISTVVLENLIEVAGVNSQEQLAELEDLFLSSIRKHWLNNGVVIHNPATVHIGDEVVLEPDVEIGQNCILRGKSTVQEGAFLGPNCLVEESFISDNGILEGYNVLVNAHIPEAHIVEYGEMVIEESSYD
- a CDS encoding LytR C-terminal domain-containing protein, which encodes MTAKHAANNWSPNRGWPLLIILVLALALLVFVYLRFLAPHLGSQEYDEKNLPAIKVMVKNGCGYEKLASDYANHIRYKNIDVVGLGDMPHPIYNKSLIEVKQDDRQDLQRLQKMTGIQRFVLAEDPGSEAPFVIIVGADYEDFMKK
- the argS gene encoding arginine--tRNA ligase encodes the protein MIKHILNDNLIMALDQLGFTHKRDFTVEVPNNPDFGDYSTNAAMVLAKENKLAPKSLAEKLIKALRKNKFYKSVEFANPGFINFRLSVSLFQKMLWDVHKLGSDFGNSEFGQAEKVLLEFVSANPTGPLNIVSARAAAFGDTLYRVMKKVGFEPAREFYINDAGNQVDILAESLELRLREIHGENIGEFPYEAYHGEYVTHLAHKLNAAEGVRVFMMPEKERNERLKDFALNELLEMQRLSLERFDVTFEGWVSEKTLRGEGVVEEVLSYLTEADCTYEKEDAVWFASTKYGDDKDRVLMKSDGSITYFVPDLAYHLTKIQRGYTKLIDVFGPDHHGYVPRLKAAFRALNYDEGMLEIIFLQQVNLFESGERVKMSKRAGKIVTMDDLISLVGKDAARYFFIARKANAHLNFDLELALQQNNENPVYYCQYAHARICSILKKAKKDKLYPRLFKKELCHKLNKPDELALIQKMTDLPELLELIAQHREPHRLATYTEELCGLFHRFYNKYQVVSPKNKDLSQARLLLIETVKNTLAICLDLMGISAPEKM
- the rimI gene encoding ribosomal protein S18-alanine N-acetyltransferase; the protein is MSDIRKMTNADLPDVLRIENLCFSTPWPEEAFELTPFTDAWVTCIESLLRGYIMYHTVLDESVIINFAIDPACQRQGLGTQLLGHTLEEMAGRSVRNFYLDVRVSNIAAQNLYHKFGFLPLGFRKNYYSAPEEDSVVMVKHA
- the nadB gene encoding L-aspartate oxidase, translating into MDGELKDYDFLVIGSGIAGLIYALQVSRLGRVAIVTKSGLHDCSTDYAQGGIAAVLDAQDSFEKHCEDTFAAGADLGKKEVIKHIIAEGPRLIQYLIDLGTDFTLQDESYDNRLENLSLTLEGGHTHRRVAYAADSTGHQIMVSLIESCRANPNIEIFENMIAIDLITQHHIMQDTGFRPGISCWGAYVMDESTHEVHIFRARKTMMGTGGAARIYAHNTNPAVSTGDGMAMARLAGARLANMEFVQFHPTAFWSPGGETFLISEAVRGEGAVLRLTDGTAFMENYHPKGNLAPRDIVSRAIDAELKKRGEKFCYLDATAIPSDKLRKHFPFIDAKLREQGIDFTKDPIPVAPAAHYFCGGVLSTIDGITDIHNLFAAGEVACSGLHGANRLASNSLLEALVIAWNAGNHPSNRDEVAFPEIPPWKQREEFNENEWVVISHNREIIGMIMDGYVGIRRSRRLLKYALSRIENIYNEVNNFYQHNAVRREVVETRNLAIIAIAVIRSALMRRESRGAHYLIDAPERNDELFLIDTIL
- the rsfS gene encoding ribosome silencing factor, producing MADKVKLEAILNWLADKKAENISVYDVGKSSAYTDYIVVCEGSANLHNIAIANHLLDMAKEHKVHVIGKAGMEYGQWILVDIGDVIVHVFLPEKREYYKIDQFFADLAARQPEEKSQ